ACCGTCCTTGTTGTTATGGTCATCTAATGATCCATCTCTGACATTGTTAATTGCCCTTAAGGCAAATCGAAAGAAGTTTggctcacttattttttttttctctgttgcttcagtccctccacacacacacacacacacacacacacacacacggtggcatGTGCGGCTGAGGAGTTAAAAGTACCGGCTGGGCAGCGCTCTGCCCACAGTGTCCCGGGCAGCAATTATCAACACCTCCTCGGAGACCAAACCTGCGCATGTGTGTGGCGAACATGACGCAACTTTCTTAATAATCCTTAGAAATCAATCCATAAGTTTCATTAATCAGAACTTGTCCTCCAGCTAGATAGAGATATAAATAATCTTTTCTTCTTATCGAAGAATGAGGGAGAAGATATGAAACCAAATAATGGAGGCACGAAGGTAGGTGCGTAGTCCTGGCCAGGAGGAGGTATGGACATGGGGGGGAGGTCAGTTGGTACTGGGCGAGTGCGAACGGAGGATCGGCTGCTTCAGGGCTCCCTCTCCCTTGCGCGCAACCCATCACTCTTTTAAGCCAATATTCCTCACATCAAAGTACGACCGACGGCGTTGCCTCAGCCGCTTGTGCAATATCAATACTTGACTGGTCGGGAGCAGGACGGTAAGGCATGGAATCATTATTTAAACGAGTTACCCCTCATTACTCAGAGTTCACATAGAAAACGTACCAATATAGGTGTTACGGGTTGTTGTGTTGACTGTTGTGGTGTTACGGGTTGATGTGTTGACTGTTGTGGTGTTACGGGTTGTTGTGTTGACTGTTGTGGTGTTACGGGTTGTTGTGTTGACTGTTGTGGTGTTACGGGTTGTTGTGTTGACTGTTGTGGTGTTACGGGTTGTTGTGTTGACTGTTGTGGTGTTACGGGTTGTTGTGTTGACTGTTGTGTTGTTACGGGTTGTTCGTTGAAGCGTTAAGATTTGTTGCGTTGATGTGCTAAGGGTTGTTTTATTGATGTGTATCGCAACACAAGTGTTATTCAGTAAGGCATTCTTCATAACATACAATGATGtggttttgtatatataaaaaaaattgtctcCCTACCTCCATTagtggggtctggcaccttaccttcccttacgtataccttacgatggtttcggaggtcttctacccccacagctgggtgtgggaccttaccttcccttacgtataccttacgatggtttcggaggtcttctacccccacagctgggtgtgggaccttaccttcttgcctttacctcacgatggtttcggaggtcttctaccctaacagctgggtctgagaccttaccttaccttacctggtcTGGGGCTAAGCTGCCAGACAACTACCctgttcagtcaggctgttggaggccgcgggcCTTAATCCTATACAGCAACCACCACTTCATCTTGTCTCGTCTGCCACACGGTACAGATCTCTGCCAAAGTCGTTTTCAAACAAGTCAATTACATTTTCTATGCTTACAGTATTTTTATCCAATCACTGTTGTGTGATACGGTCATAGCactgtaagccatcactgctgttGTGTTGTGAAACGTTACAACACCAGAGACcatcactgctggtgtgtggtgtaacGTTACAACACCAGAGACCAtctctgctggtgtgtggtgcacCGTCACACCAGAGACcatcactgctggtgtgtggtgtaccGTCACAACACTAGAGACCATCATAGATGCTATGGTGTAACGTCACAACAGACCGTACAACCTAGAGACCATCACTGATGATGTGTAACGTCACAACACCAGAGACCATCGCTGCTGATGCTGTGGTGTAACGTCACAACAACAGAGACcatcactgctggtgtgtggtgtaccGTCACAACACTAGAGACCATCACTGATGATGTGTAACGTCACAACACCAGAGACCATCGCTGCTGATGCTATGGTGTACCGTCACAACAACAGAGACCATCACTGCTGGTATGTGGTGTACCGTCACACCAGAGACCATCACTGATGCTGTGGTGTACCGTCACAACACCAGAGACCATCACTGCTGGTATGCGGTGTACCGTCACAACACCAGAGACCATCACTGATGCTGTGGTGTACCGTCACAACACCAGAGACCATCACTGCTGGTATGTGGCGTACCGTCACACCAGAGACCATCAGTGTGTACCGTTGCAACACTGTCGAAAATCACTGCCATGTGGTTTGCTTACAGCAAAACAAGCTTCACGCCAAGCTCAgctgatacagacagacacagagagacaaacacacgcacacacacaagaacacatctgTTCAGTTCTCTCTATATGGGTAACGGCGACGTCAAGTTCAACCAAGTTGTTGGGGGGTGAGCAAAAGCAGGAAGCGATCAGCTAGTACAGATCCCAAACAGGGAGAGCGAGTCGACGGCGAGGCTTAGAAGGCGACGCTGGGGGAATACTTCCACTGAAATAAACCACTGTTGCAGTGGCAAAAGGTTTACACACTGAGGAAAAGAATGCggaaaacaaagacacacacacacacacacactcacgcaataCACACACTGTctcagagagggggagaggaagagaagtaaTGGGTTGGGGGGTTAGTGCGGGTAACGGGTCTTGTGGAAGGTTGGCGCGGCAGACGGATCGTACAGCGGATGATACATACAGACGCGTCAACTATTATTACTTAACTAAATCCTGTATATGTCTGACTCATGAAATATAAGAGGGGGTTCGTGGGTTTTCATGACacggaaaaaaaggggggagcggGGGTGTCGAAGACCCCAcggtgagagagaggaaaagattaCATAATGAagagacattttttttattatcttcgTATCTCAATATTGCTTGTTAAGAGGTTTCAGTCCccttcctccactctcttttGTCTCTCCTGAGTATCATGAACCCCCTCTGGACAAATGAGATCGGGCCAGATATTtaatctttaatgtaaatgttttttttttttcttatgtgacGGTCTATGACGAAGTCACATGGCTGACTGGGATCCCAGCGTCGTAGTGCTATCATATAAGCGTCTGAATGAAAGATTATGAATGCATTCGTTTTCTTTCGTCATTTGTTACAAACGTTTGGTATTCGCCTCAGGTGAGTCAACAGAGTGTACAACAGTGTGATGGTTTATTCGAATACTCGGCACTGTTAGCACTGTGGGCCAACTGACTGCCGCAGTTAGGATTTCGAACCGATATATGCGcttgaccccgggcggcccgtgcatgtatcatggtcagcaacactaaccgtCACACCATGAATTGTAATACTTCTCGTCGACTTTACAGGGCGAGGAACCTCTACTCCACTCAACATGGGCGTGAAGAGGACGTGTGAGGTGTGCGAGGCTTCGGACACGCTCGTCTGCAGCGCCTGCCACACGTCCCACTACTGCAGCAGCGACCACAGGCGACGACACTGGGACGCCCACAAGATCAACTGTCGACCCATGATCGAGCGGCAGGACCCACTGGCCGGCAGGTGTGTGGGCGGGCGGTACTTGTCTGTGTCTCTTTAAGAAAATGGGTTTCGAGTCTTCCCTGGTACTGATGCGTTTCCTCCGGCAGGTTCATGGTAACGTCCAGGGATGTGGTGGCTGGAGAACTGCTGCTGACGGAGACTCCAATAGCCCTGGGGCCAGGCGCCACTTCGCCCCTCATCTGCCTCGGCTGCCATCAGTACATCACTGGAACTGAGTTCCCCCGCTGTTCCTCATGCTGGTGGCCGCTGTGCTCTCCGGCCTGCGCCTCCAGCAGCCTCCACCAGGCAGAGTGTCCCATTCTAGCTGTCGACGCGAAGAGGATCGGGCAACCGAAGGCGCCCGGCAGCACGCCGCGCTACGACATCATCCTCGTCCTGCGATGTCTCCTCCTGCGTGGCACCGACCCCTCCGCCTGGCGTCGCCTGCTAGACATGGCGAGTCACTCCCAGCGCCGCGTGCAGGAGGGGGACCAGCACCACGTGGCCACCACACAGTACATCAAGGACGTCCTGAAGGTGGACTACGATCTTGAAGACATCCAACATGTCCgcgacgtcatcatcaccaactgCTTCGAATGGCGGAGCCCCTTGGGAGTGTGCCTCCGTGGTGTATACCCACTGTTGGCCCGCATGAACCATTCATGCCGCCCTAACGTCGCTCTCTCCTCCGAATGCGACGGGACCATGTACGTGAGAGCTGCGACAGACCTGCAAGGTGGCGACCAGCTGTACgtcacctacaccatcaccaccgagCCGCTGTGGGAGCGACGAACGTACACCAAACACATCCACTACTTTACCTGCGACTGTGTCCGCTGCGCCGACCCGACAGAACTCGGCTTGCACTTCTCCTCGCCTAGGTGTGAGCACTGCCACAACCAGTACCTAGAGGCCACGACCTGGCTGGGGGAGGTGACGTGGGAGTGCCCCTGGTGCGGTTCCCAGAAGCTGGAAATGGTCATACGGCTGGAGGTCGAGCAGTGGCTGGCCCGCTTCGAGAGCGACGACACCTTCCTGAACACCGGCCCGCGCGCCATCAGGAACATcctggagaaggtggaggaggcctTCCATCCCCAACACTACGTGTGGATGAGAGCGGCGCAGGTGGCTGTCAAAGCCCTATGGATGGACCGGAGTAGGGACGCCGCCGTCCTCAGACGAGACCTCTGGGCGCGACTCCTGAAGATCTATAGCGTCTTGGAACCCGGTCTCTCCAGGAGAAGAGGTGATGTCCGAACACAGCTGTCTCCATTTTCCCtccgccccctcctcccttcctatactGTCTGTTCTGAATATATTACAAATGCACTGTTCTCTGTCTTCTGTCTACCCGCCCTCGTGTCACATATCACCTCCTCTTCCCGTGGAAATCCTGCCTTGCGCTTACTTTGCCGTCTGTCTTCGTGATCAGGTCTCTCTCCAGCTTGTCTTGTGGTCTCCCATCAACAGCCCTCCACACCCGTCCTGATTATGTACGGTAATCTCAGGGTGTCACCTGCATGTACTGACGTACTTTTGGCTCTAACCCGCCCTGTACACACGCAGCAGTGGCCACCACCGTCTCAAGCCACTGCCTTACTCACTGCTCGTTTGTGACAACTCAATGCAACAAGAAGGTCTGCTTCCTTTGAAGTCCAGTTCTTCCTCTCTTCAGACACAGGTAAGACTGACCTTGGACTCTTAATCTGAATCTATTTAGTTCGTTGAAATACCGTAAACTACAACAGTTATAAGGAAAACTTACAAGACCAATCACCTCATGATTCTCACGTTTAAAATCTTCATGAGCGCCCACTCTGTGGAGGGATGCACAAAAGTCACTGATACGCTCAAGCACTTCCTCATTATCTACTGGTGCTTCCACCACAAGgcttatataaaaaaagaagtcCCTTTATCAATCTCTGCGTCTGATATACACACTCCATATCAGAACTATCAACCACTTCTTCACACCTTCCACAATATCATAGCATCTATGCATTGGCCATATCACAAAATACCGAGATGATCCCCTTCTTTCTTCATCTATAATATTTCCTCACCTAAATATGTTTTGGAATATATTCAGGGAAAAAGGATCGTCCCTTGTGGTGTTGAGAACGTTTACAGCCGCCCACATATAGATCACCGCTTCTTACATTACGTATGATAATGCCACCTCTATTTCTATATATCTGAAAGCAGTGCCATCACTGTATCCCTGGGCACCCAACTATTAGTGTTCACACGTATACACAAGATTTTTCCTTCGTATATCTGACCGCCTTTCACGCTTAAACAAGGCACAGTACGAATATCATTTTGCATTTATATtatctctagatgtcatgtatcatgtatccaAAAACATAAGactatcatccacacacactatTCCTCAGTCTACCTCGATATCTTCAGCCAACTGATACAACGGCATCCCCCATATATCATCTCGATATAGTTCTTTCTATCCAACGTGTGCTTCTCCCCTCCAGAAAGTTTAGGCCCCGATACCTCCCCCCAATGACGACTCCCATAATGCCATCCCTCCTTCATTTTGGTCTCACCTTCCTCAATGGTTACCTCTACTTCCGAACTGCCGACATAGGGAtctctttcttaatctttcttcactcatcctctccagatgccagaacaatttcaacacaccctggttGGCCCTCTTATACTCAAGCTGCCCTCACTAAATCCGCCACCCATCACGTAACCTCAGgcaattcatttccagcacatccacctccttcctctccttcgtgTTCCAAGTCCAAGGCGACGAgatcatactccttttcgtccactttAGGTTGGATCTCTTCTTCCCGTGtcatcccacccccacacatgcaTTTAAAACCCATTTTCTGTATCTTGTATGGCTACTATGCTGGTAGCGGTACGTGTGCGGGATAACCCATCCTTCTCGTTTGGCAGGAGTGACGCTATACGAGGCTGGGGTGGCGCAGGCCGTGCTGACCAGGGTGGAGAGGGACGCCGGCGTCCTGACAGACCACTTCTTCAAGCTGCAGCTGCGGCAGTCGCTGGAGCACCTGCAGGAGGCGATGAGGGTCCTGAGCTTGGAGCCTGAGCGGTCCAGGGAGCGTCGGTGGCACCAGCGGGCCTCAGAGGCGGCGGCCGAAGTGGCCCGGGAGCTCGGCGTGGCTCTCCCGCCCACCCCAAGCCCCCCACTGGTGGTGGCCAAGGACAAGCCGCTGCAAAAGAGGAATGTGCAAAATCGCGTGACCCATATCAACCCTCCATAACGCCGTGTGTTGACCCCGTTGCCttgtaccaaccaccaccaccagaaaatTCCTCCACTTGCACTGGTATAATGCACACTCCATCCTACTATCTTAAGCTGATGATACTAATGAATAAGCTTCAATGCATCGGTTAacgcaaatatgtatatatatttttttttccgtattCCAGATGCAGTTACACAATTACCCAAGGTATTccttataaaaaaaattacattttctctGATGCTATATTGGATTGAACTAACGTTTTCTATGAATCCTTTCAGGCACCCATAACTAATTCtatccatatttttctttttatttacttcTTGATACCCTCACTGACACCatgcatttttttcttatatattttcactTCAGATGCCGAAAACTAATTATGACTTTCTACCTTCTGATAATTTGAGCTTTTCCTAACCTATTAACTGTGTCTGCTAACAGCTGTCTC
The window above is part of the Panulirus ornatus isolate Po-2019 chromosome 55, ASM3632096v1, whole genome shotgun sequence genome. Proteins encoded here:
- the LOC139765684 gene encoding SET domain-containing protein SmydA-8-like isoform X1 — encoded protein: MGVKRTCEVCEASDTLVCSACHTSHYCSSDHRRRHWDAHKINCRPMIERQDPLAGRFMVTSRDVVAGELLLTETPIALGPGATSPLICLGCHQYITGTEFPRCSSCWWPLCSPACASSSLHQAECPILAVDAKRIGQPKAPGSTPRYDIILVLRCLLLRGTDPSAWRRLLDMASHSQRRVQEGDQHHVATTQYIKDVLKVDYDLEDIQHVRDVIITNCFEWRSPLGVCLRGVYPLLARMNHSCRPNVALSSECDGTMYVRAATDLQGGDQLYVTYTITTEPLWERRTYTKHIHYFTCDCVRCADPTELGLHFSSPRCEHCHNQYLEATTWLGEVTWECPWCGSQKLEMVIRLEVEQWLARFESDDTFLNTGPRAIRNILEKVEEAFHPQHYVWMRAAQVAVKALWMDRSRDAAVLRRDLWARLLKIYSVLEPGLSRRRGVTLYEAGVAQAVLTRVERDAGVLTDHFFKLQLRQSLEHLQEAMRVLSLEPERSRERRWHQRASEAAAEVARELGVALPPTPSPPLVVAKDKPLQKRNVQNRVTHINPP